CGTCTCGATGGTCGGGCTTGTGGACGGCGTGTTCCTGCAGGACTACCCTCCCACGCCGATCGAAGTCTATCAGTTAGCAAGGCGAGAAGGCGTCCTTTTAGCAGGGGCGGCAAGCCTCGGCGCGCTGCGCGCAGTCGAACTGGAAAAGTTTGGCATGGTAGGCATCGGCAGGGTGTTTGAGCTGTACAAGAGCGGCAAGATAGACGCCGACGACGAGGTCGCAGTCACGTTTGCAGACGGCGATTTTCATCTCCAGTCAGAGGCGATGGTGGACATACGCTACAACCTGTTCCTTGCGCACAAAAGAGGCATCATCGGCAAGGACACGAAAAAAGTGCTGGCAAAAGTCGCAAAGGGCACCTATTTCCCGCACCGCAACTACCCGGACATCATCGAGGCGGCGAGGCAGAAATACCGCGATGACAGCCTGCATGATGACATCGACGCCTTCCAGGCCTACATCGAGAAAAACAGAAAGAGCCTGAAGGAGATGGACGCAATCAAGCTGGTCGAGTTTTTCAGGGCCCGCCTTGAAGCAACAGAAAAGAAATGATAATCTTAAATCACCTGCTCGTCTTTTGAAGGGCGTCATAATCATCATGAAGATATACACCAGGACGGGCGACAAGGGCGAGACCGGCCTTATTGGTGGCAGGCGCGTCAGCAAGGCAGACCTGCGGATAGTGGCCTATGGCGCAGTCGACGAGCTGAACTCAAACATCGGCCTTGCAGTGTCGTCGCTCCACGGAAAAGAAAAAAAGATGTTTTCCGACCTGGCGGATGTCTTGACGCAGGTGCAGAACGACCTTTTTATAGTCGGCTCGGACCTTGCTGACCCTGACTACCCAAAGAGCCAATACAACACCCCGCGCACCGACGAAAAGATGGCCTCTGCGCTTGAGCCGGTTATTGACAGGTTTGAATCCGAGCTAGAACCGATAACGTTTTTCATCCTGCCAGGCGGAAGCGCCGAAGCGTCAATGCTGCATGTGTGCAGGGGGGTTGCAAGGCGCGCAGAAACGGCGGCAGTCGCGCTTTCCAAGGCCGAGAGCATAAACCCTGCAGTGGTAGTGTACCTGAACAGGCTTGCAGACCTGCTGTTTGTGGCTGCAAGGCTTGCAAACAAGAGACAGGGCGTGCCCGACGTGGCGTGGAAGAAAAAGCCACCGCAATAAAACCTTAAATGCTGCATCTGGTCATCACTACGGCATAGCTGTCCGTTGGACCACATCAAAAACGTCACCCTCATTATCGTGATAACAACGCTCATGGCGTTTGGCCTGATAGGCGTGACTCTTCTTATCGACCTCCTCCCGATACCAGCAATGCACGCCCCCACCACTACTACTGCTGCTGCC
The sequence above is drawn from the Nitrososphaera viennensis EN76 genome and encodes:
- a CDS encoding TfuA-like protein; the protein is MAKPIIIFLGPSLSHEKARKILPEAEFRPPAKKGDLLRLAASPDVSMVGLVDGVFLQDYPPTPIEVYQLARREGVLLAGAASLGALRAVELEKFGMVGIGRVFELYKSGKIDADDEVAVTFADGDFHLQSEAMVDIRYNLFLAHKRGIIGKDTKKVLAKVAKGTYFPHRNYPDIIEAARQKYRDDSLHDDIDAFQAYIEKNRKSLKEMDAIKLVEFFRARLEATEKK
- a CDS encoding cob(I)yrinic acid a,c-diamide adenosyltransferase encodes the protein MKGVIIIMKIYTRTGDKGETGLIGGRRVSKADLRIVAYGAVDELNSNIGLAVSSLHGKEKKMFSDLADVLTQVQNDLFIVGSDLADPDYPKSQYNTPRTDEKMASALEPVIDRFESELEPITFFILPGGSAEASMLHVCRGVARRAETAAVALSKAESINPAVVVYLNRLADLLFVAARLANKRQGVPDVAWKKKPPQ